The Pseudorhodobacter turbinis genome contains a region encoding:
- a CDS encoding RNA-binding S4 domain-containing protein: protein MAGRKTKSGGGPAAPEASQEADGKIRLDKWLFYARFFKTRVIASAMITKGRLRLNDQRQSKPGHSIGPGDVLTFPTGRQTRVIRVVGLNDRRGPAAEAQAMYTDLDPPIETATASPLE from the coding sequence TTGGCGGGACGAAAGACAAAATCCGGGGGCGGGCCAGCCGCCCCCGAAGCCAGCCAAGAGGCGGATGGAAAAATCCGGCTTGATAAATGGCTGTTTTACGCACGTTTTTTCAAAACGCGGGTGATCGCCTCTGCCATGATCACCAAGGGCCGGTTGCGTCTGAATGACCAACGCCAAAGCAAACCCGGCCACAGTATTGGCCCCGGTGATGTGCTGACCTTTCCAACGGGGCGTCAAACCCGTGTTATCCGCGTGGTCGGCCTGAATGACCGACGTGGCCCCGCCGCCGAGGCGCAAGCAATGTACACTGACCTAGACCCCCCAATTGAGACTGCGACAGCATCCCCGCTTGAATGA
- the fdxA gene encoding ferredoxin FdxA — MTYVVIDNCIACKYTDCVEVCPVDCFYEGENMLVIHPDECIDCGVCEPECPADAIRPDTEPDMEKWVEFNRKYSESWPVIVSKKDPLPGYEERDGETDKVTKYFSEAPGEGG, encoded by the coding sequence ATGACCTATGTGGTTATCGATAACTGCATCGCCTGCAAATATACCGACTGCGTCGAAGTCTGTCCGGTGGATTGCTTCTATGAAGGCGAGAACATGCTGGTGATTCATCCGGATGAATGCATTGATTGCGGCGTATGCGAACCCGAATGCCCCGCAGATGCCATCCGCCCCGACACAGAGCCGGACATGGAAAAATGGGTTGAATTCAATCGCAAGTATTCCGAAAGCTGGCCGGTAATTGTCTCGAAGAAAGATCCGCTTCCGGGATATGAAGAACGTGACGGTGAAACCGATAAGGTTACCAAGTACTTTTCCGAGGCACCCGGCGAAGGCGGCTGA
- a CDS encoding CarD family transcriptional regulator, producing MTKTKKPDFRPNEFVVYPAHGVGRIVSIEEQEIAGLHLELFVVSFEKDKMTLRVPTHKATEIGMRSLSSPDLINKALETLKGKARVKRAMWSRRAQEYEQKINSGDLLSIAEVVRDLHRTDDQREQSYSERQLYEAALERLTREVAAVSSVDEMIAQKTVGDVLMSRAA from the coding sequence ATGACAAAGACCAAAAAGCCTGACTTTCGTCCTAATGAGTTTGTTGTGTATCCGGCCCATGGGGTTGGTCGCATTGTCTCCATCGAAGAACAGGAAATTGCTGGGCTCCATCTGGAGCTGTTTGTCGTCTCCTTTGAAAAGGACAAAATGACGTTGCGGGTGCCAACCCATAAGGCAACGGAAATTGGTATGCGTTCGCTGTCCTCGCCGGATCTGATCAACAAGGCGTTGGAGACGCTTAAAGGCAAAGCCCGCGTTAAGCGTGCCATGTGGTCCCGTCGTGCGCAGGAGTATGAGCAAAAGATCAACTCTGGTGATCTGCTTTCGATCGCTGAAGTGGTTCGTGATTTGCACCGCACCGATGATCAGCGTGAGCAGTCTTATTCCGAACGCCAGCTTTATGAAGCCGCGTTGGAGCGGCTGACTCGCGAAGTCGCTGCTGTTTCCAGTGTAGATGAAATGATTGCGCAGAAAACCGTGGGTGATGTGTTGATGTCGCGCGCGGCATAA
- the cobS gene encoding adenosylcobinamide-GDP ribazoletransferase, translated as MPQNNKPGLHDITGALRLLTRLPLRPSARITPPQAAWAWPLAGAIVGALAALVAMAAQPLGAGIAAALVLGIQAMMTGALHEDGLADTADGLWGGWDKARRLLIMKDSHIGTYGVMALLVVGLVRWSALAGLIGAEQFWVIVVVGAMSRAPMALLMAALPNARGSGLSQTVGQVPRAAAGIGVLIATGFALTLGAAGLVGLFGIVVAVSGLAMMARAKIGGQTGDILGASQQLAEATALCLIAAHLT; from the coding sequence ATGCCCCAGAACAACAAACCCGGTTTGCACGATATCACGGGCGCCCTGCGGCTGTTGACGCGCCTGCCCCTGCGCCCCTCAGCGCGAATTACGCCGCCGCAGGCTGCATGGGCTTGGCCCTTGGCGGGCGCGATTGTGGGCGCGTTGGCCGCACTGGTCGCAATGGCAGCGCAGCCCTTGGGTGCCGGTATCGCTGCCGCTCTGGTGTTGGGGATCCAAGCGATGATGACCGGCGCGCTGCATGAAGATGGTTTGGCCGACACAGCTGATGGGCTATGGGGTGGATGGGATAAGGCGCGGCGGCTTCTTATTATGAAGGACAGCCATATCGGCACCTATGGGGTGATGGCTTTGCTGGTTGTGGGGCTTGTCCGCTGGTCTGCATTGGCGGGCTTGATCGGGGCCGAGCAGTTTTGGGTCATTGTGGTCGTGGGGGCGATGTCGCGCGCGCCGATGGCACTATTGATGGCTGCATTGCCAAATGCGCGCGGAAGCGGGCTGTCGCAAACTGTAGGGCAAGTGCCACGTGCTGCGGCGGGCATCGGCGTGCTGATCGCCACGGGGTTTGCGCTTACGCTCGGGGCTGCGGGGCTGGTGGGATTGTTTGGTATTGTGGTGGCGGTTTCCGGGCTGGCCATGATGGCACGGGCCAAAATCGGCGGGCAAACCGGCGATATTCTGGGGGCCAGCCAACAGCTGGCCGAGGCGACGGCCCTATGCCTCATCGCGGCGCATCTGACCTAA
- the cobT gene encoding nicotinate-nucleotide--dimethylbenzimidazole phosphoribosyltransferase — protein MMTQFTDVSEFQNAFIAAAGQDAASRQGASQRNAQLTKPPGALGRLEDLAIWYAGWRGTDRPRIAAPQVIVFAGNHGVAAQGVSAFPPEVTVQMVANFRAGGAAINQLAKLFGAQISVHALDLDRPTEDFTTAPAMDKAELLAALQVGWDAVDPASDVLITGEMGIGNTTPAAAMCCALWGGDIAGWVGRGTGVDDAGLARKLDAVTKGLALHQGRDPMEVLRCLGGREIAAMTGAIARARLLRIPVILDGFICCAAASVLAKLLPTGLDHCVAGHVSAETAHPALLHHLGQEPLLSLGLRLGEGSGAALALGVLQGAIACHSGMATFAEAGVAAG, from the coding sequence ATGATGACCCAATTCACTGATGTTTCCGAATTTCAGAATGCTTTTATCGCGGCGGCTGGGCAGGATGCTGCCTCTCGTCAGGGGGCAAGCCAGCGCAATGCGCAGTTGACCAAACCACCCGGCGCCTTGGGCAGGCTAGAGGATCTGGCGATTTGGTATGCGGGCTGGCGCGGCACCGACCGCCCCCGTATTGCGGCACCACAGGTGATCGTCTTTGCCGGAAATCACGGGGTGGCGGCGCAGGGGGTCTCGGCCTTTCCGCCCGAGGTCACGGTGCAGATGGTTGCCAATTTCCGCGCTGGCGGGGCAGCGATCAACCAATTGGCAAAGCTTTTTGGTGCGCAAATCTCGGTGCATGCATTGGACTTGGATCGCCCGACGGAAGATTTTACCACCGCGCCTGCGATGGATAAGGCCGAGCTGTTGGCAGCATTGCAGGTGGGGTGGGATGCGGTGGACCCGGCCTCGGATGTGTTGATTACCGGGGAAATGGGCATCGGCAACACCACGCCCGCGGCCGCGATGTGTTGTGCCTTGTGGGGGGGCGATATTGCCGGATGGGTCGGGCGCGGGACGGGCGTGGATGATGCGGGGCTGGCGCGCAAGCTGGACGCTGTGACCAAAGGTTTGGCGTTGCATCAGGGGCGTGACCCGATGGAGGTGCTGCGCTGTTTGGGCGGCCGAGAGATTGCGGCGATGACGGGGGCAATTGCGCGCGCAAGGCTGCTGCGTATTCCGGTTATCCTCGACGGGTTTATTTGCTGCGCTGCCGCCTCGGTCCTTGCGAAACTTTTGCCGACGGGCTTGGACCATTGCGTCGCGGGCCATGTCAGCGCCGAGACAGCGCACCCCGCCTTGCTGCATCATCTGGGCCAAGAACCGCTTTTGTCCTTGGGCTTGCGGCTTGGCGAAGGGTCGGGGGCGGCGCTTGCGCTTGGCGTGCTGCAAGGGGCGATTGCCTGCCATTCGGGCATGGCGACATTTGCCGAGGCGGGTGTCGCGGCTGGATAA
- a CDS encoding cation:proton antiporter, whose amino-acid sequence MESFLFQASIYLGAAVLIVPLAVRLGLGSVLGYLAAGILVGPVLGLAGTENEDLQHFAEFGVVMMLFLIGLELDPRALWDMRHKLIGMGGLQVVLTTAAITLVASWLGLSLQIGMTLGMLFSLSSTAIVLQTLSEKNLMRTAGGRATFAVLLTQDIAVVPILAIIPLLALSGTGMPESITAATFGISNPGAVVEAHTAGAAEPLVTLVQSLPGWAVTLMTLGIVAGIILVGHFLTRPIFRFIHASRLPEMSTFISLLMVLGIAFLMMLVGLSPALGTFLAGVVLANSEFRHQLEADIQPFKGILMGLFFITVGVGINFDVLLANPVLIVSLTLAVIALKMSVLLLLSFIFKLRGPNRWLFALGLAQAGEFGFLIVSFARKQSILPTSIAEITLLIISLSMLLTPALFIGYEALARRMKSRETERPADVIDEQGRIIIAGIGRFGQTVNRIVKMCGGSTVVLDSDMAAIEQMRRFGAKGFFGDPTRPELLEAAGLSEASVLVVAVDNPENAVKIVAHARQQRPDIHIIARAYDRPHVFALYRAGANDIVRESYDSSIRAGRYVLENIGFTDYEASKVTQTYFKVERAALRDLAQVWVPGQPVHLNDAYVARAQQLERDLAAAMTEDLDESRAKLDAAQ is encoded by the coding sequence ATGGAAAGTTTTCTGTTCCAAGCTTCAATTTATCTGGGCGCGGCCGTTTTAATCGTTCCGCTTGCGGTCCGGCTTGGGTTGGGGTCGGTGCTTGGTTATCTGGCCGCCGGTATTCTGGTGGGGCCGGTGCTGGGGCTGGCGGGAACGGAAAACGAAGACCTTCAACATTTCGCCGAATTTGGCGTGGTCATGATGCTGTTCCTGATCGGGCTGGAGCTGGATCCCCGCGCGCTGTGGGATATGCGCCACAAATTGATCGGGATGGGCGGGTTGCAAGTGGTCTTGACCACCGCCGCCATCACCTTGGTTGCCAGCTGGTTGGGGCTAAGCTTGCAGATCGGGATGACGCTGGGGATGCTGTTCTCGCTGTCCTCCACCGCCATCGTGCTGCAAACCCTGTCAGAGAAAAACCTGATGCGAACGGCCGGCGGCCGCGCGACTTTTGCGGTGCTTCTCACCCAGGATATCGCCGTGGTGCCAATTTTGGCAATCATTCCGCTGCTTGCCCTTAGCGGCACCGGAATGCCCGAAAGCATCACCGCCGCCACCTTTGGCATCTCCAACCCAGGCGCAGTGGTTGAGGCGCATACCGCAGGTGCCGCCGAGCCGCTTGTCACCCTCGTCCAATCCCTGCCCGGTTGGGCCGTAACCCTTATGACACTCGGGATTGTGGCTGGCATCATTCTGGTCGGTCACTTCCTCACCCGCCCGATCTTCCGGTTTATCCACGCCTCCCGCCTGCCAGAGATGAGCACCTTCATCTCCCTCCTCATGGTGCTTGGGATCGCGTTTTTGATGATGTTGGTCGGGTTATCTCCGGCTTTGGGCACATTCCTTGCCGGCGTCGTCCTTGCCAACTCGGAGTTCCGGCACCAGTTGGAGGCGGATATCCAACCCTTCAAGGGCATCTTGATGGGGCTGTTTTTCATCACCGTTGGCGTCGGGATCAATTTCGATGTTTTGCTGGCCAATCCGGTGCTGATCGTTTCCCTAACCCTAGCGGTCATCGCACTGAAGATGAGCGTTTTGCTGTTGCTCTCCTTCATCTTCAAACTGCGCGGCCCCAACCGCTGGCTTTTCGCGCTTGGGCTGGCGCAGGCAGGGGAGTTCGGCTTTCTCATCGTCAGCTTTGCGCGCAAACAGTCCATCCTGCCCACCTCTATCGCAGAGATCACCCTGCTGATCATCAGCCTTTCCATGCTGCTGACCCCTGCCCTGTTCATCGGCTATGAGGCGCTTGCGCGTCGCATGAAATCACGTGAGACTGAACGTCCCGCCGATGTCATTGACGAGCAGGGCCGGATCATCATCGCGGGCATTGGCCGCTTCGGCCAGACCGTTAACCGGATCGTCAAGATGTGCGGCGGCTCGACCGTGGTGCTCGACAGCGATATGGCTGCGATCGAGCAGATGCGCCGTTTCGGGGCCAAAGGCTTTTTCGGCGACCCCACCCGCCCCGAGCTGCTGGAGGCCGCAGGCCTTTCCGAAGCATCGGTACTGGTGGTCGCCGTGGACAACCCTGAAAATGCCGTGAAAATCGTGGCGCATGCCCGCCAGCAACGCCCCGACATCCATATCATCGCGCGCGCCTATGACCGTCCGCATGTTTTCGCGCTTTACCGTGCCGGTGCCAACGACATCGTGCGCGAAAGCTATGACAGCTCCATCCGGGCGGGGCGCTATGTGTTGGAAAACATCGGCTTTACGGATTATGAGGCCTCAAAAGTCACGCAGACCTACTTCAAGGTGGAACGTGCGGCGTTGCGCGATCTGGCACAGGTTTGGGTGCCGGGGCAGCCTGTTCACCTCAATGATGCCTATGTCGCCCGCGCGCAGCAGCTTGAACGCGATCTTGCCGCCGCCATGACCGAGGACCTTGACGAGAGCCGCGCCAAGCTGGACGCAGCACAGTAA
- a CDS encoding NnrU family protein has translation MAGAWVEFFVAFAVFMAAHRIPTAPQTKVLLQARLGARGFTIAYSLLSTVLLAWLIVAAGRAPVVVLWDQAVWHRWLVNLVMPVALGLAVFGISAPNPLSFGGKKTGFDPDRPGIAGVLRHPLLWALALWSTAHLLANGTLAHVILFGSFAGFSVFGMIAIDRRNQRVMGAQRWAAWAQNTSRWPCEALLRGRWHPQSGPSLWRLGLAVVVWAAVFHLHAPIIGVMPNP, from the coding sequence ATGGCAGGCGCATGGGTAGAGTTTTTCGTGGCCTTTGCGGTGTTCATGGCCGCGCACCGTATTCCTACCGCGCCGCAGACAAAGGTTCTATTGCAAGCGCGGCTTGGCGCGCGGGGCTTTACGATTGCCTACAGCCTTTTGTCCACGGTCTTGCTGGCTTGGCTTATCGTGGCGGCAGGGCGGGCGCCGGTCGTGGTGCTTTGGGATCAGGCGGTGTGGCATCGCTGGCTGGTCAATCTGGTGATGCCCGTAGCGCTGGGGCTTGCTGTCTTTGGCATTTCTGCGCCCAATCCTTTGTCTTTTGGCGGTAAAAAAACGGGGTTCGATCCTGACAGGCCGGGGATTGCGGGCGTTTTGCGCCATCCGTTGCTTTGGGCTTTGGCGCTTTGGTCAACTGCGCATTTGCTGGCGAACGGGACGCTTGCGCATGTGATCTTGTTTGGCAGCTTTGCGGGATTTTCTGTGTTTGGCATGATCGCGATAGACCGGCGCAATCAGCGCGTCATGGGGGCGCAGCGCTGGGCTGCTTGGGCACAAAATACCTCCCGCTGGCCTTGTGAGGCTTTGCTGAGGGGGCGTTGGCACCCGCAATCGGGGCCAAGCCTTTGGCGCTTGGGGCTGGCGGTTGTGGTCTGGGCGGCGGTGTTCCACCTTCATGCGCCCATTATCGGGGTAATGCCCAATCCGTGA
- a CDS encoding RrF2 family transcriptional regulator → MQLDKFTDYALRVLVTLSIRTPDRVPAAEIARLYGLSANHLAKVATELVRTGFVNSERGRGGGLRLARPAGDINIGAVLRALKQHEPVAECFSNVGTCLIAPACGLRSPLAEAQEAFFASLDRYTLADVTTSKTKLLVLLAP, encoded by the coding sequence ATGCAACTTGATAAATTCACCGACTACGCGCTGCGGGTGCTTGTCACCCTGTCCATCCGCACCCCCGACAGGGTTCCTGCCGCCGAAATCGCGCGGCTTTACGGGCTGTCTGCCAATCACCTGGCCAAAGTCGCAACAGAATTGGTGCGCACAGGTTTTGTCAATTCCGAGCGCGGGCGCGGCGGCGGGCTAAGGCTTGCGCGCCCGGCGGGCGACATCAACATCGGGGCGGTTTTGCGCGCGCTCAAACAACATGAGCCGGTGGCGGAGTGTTTTTCAAATGTAGGAACCTGCCTTATTGCACCTGCATGCGGGTTGCGTAGCCCTTTGGCCGAGGCCCAAGAGGCCTTCTTTGCCAGTCTCGACCGTTATACGCTTGCAGATGTGACGACATCCAAAACCAAGCTTTTGGTGCTTTTGGCACCCTGA
- a CDS encoding ABC transporter substrate-binding protein, which produces MNIKSKLLLGAALAVALPLTAAHAADPDLVVFDWAGFEDKNLLGSYIEKHGQLPTYALYGDDDEAFQKVASGFKADVAHPCSQMVSKYRDAGLIEPWDVSRISNFDQIAPRFLESAIFKDETGVWYIPTDYAYTAIAYNTADVTEEEVASVDVFLNPKFAGRISLPDNTDDIWSLALLATGVSDWTNLTEEQFQAGAAWLREAHPNVVAYWADPSELSQLMAGGQVQVAWTWNDSIALMREDGHPVGFQRQAKEGAATWFCGYVNLKEGPGSEDKAYDFINAWLDDSSAKGLMDGFGYASTNNRAMAAIPAEELIAADVSPIDTTLLAQTPIDNQMRDRMLEEFEKIKAGF; this is translated from the coding sequence ATGAATATCAAAAGCAAACTCCTTCTTGGTGCGGCATTGGCCGTGGCCCTGCCGCTGACTGCCGCCCATGCTGCCGACCCCGATCTGGTCGTTTTCGACTGGGCGGGATTCGAGGATAAAAACCTTCTCGGCTCCTATATCGAAAAGCACGGGCAGTTGCCCACCTATGCGCTTTACGGCGATGACGACGAGGCATTTCAAAAGGTCGCTTCCGGCTTCAAGGCCGATGTCGCGCACCCTTGTTCGCAGATGGTTTCCAAATACCGCGATGCAGGCCTGATTGAACCGTGGGATGTCTCGCGCATCAGCAACTTTGACCAGATCGCGCCGCGGTTTCTCGAGTCCGCTATCTTCAAGGATGAGACCGGCGTGTGGTACATCCCCACCGATTACGCCTATACCGCGATTGCCTATAACACGGCAGATGTCACCGAAGAGGAAGTCGCATCCGTCGATGTGTTCTTGAACCCGAAGTTCGCAGGCCGCATCTCGCTGCCCGATAACACCGATGATATCTGGTCGCTCGCCTTGCTGGCCACGGGTGTTTCCGATTGGACGAACCTGACCGAAGAGCAATTTCAAGCCGGGGCCGCATGGCTACGTGAGGCCCATCCCAATGTCGTCGCCTATTGGGCCGACCCCTCGGAATTATCGCAGTTGATGGCGGGCGGGCAGGTGCAGGTTGCCTGGACATGGAATGATTCCATCGCCCTGATGCGCGAAGATGGCCACCCCGTCGGCTTTCAACGTCAAGCCAAAGAGGGCGCTGCGACGTGGTTCTGCGGTTATGTGAATCTTAAAGAAGGGCCCGGCTCCGAGGATAAAGCCTATGACTTCATCAATGCTTGGCTTGATGACAGTTCTGCCAAAGGGCTGATGGACGGTTTCGGCTATGCCTCCACCAACAACCGCGCAATGGCCGCCATTCCGGCAGAGGAGCTGATCGCAGCGGATGTCAGCCCGATTGACACCACTTTGCTGGCGCAAACCCCGATCGACAACCAGATGCGCGACCGCATGTTGGAAGAGTTCGAGAAAATCAAAGCAGGTTTCTAA
- a CDS encoding cryptochrome/photolyase family protein has product MSDTPLILWVRRDLRLSDNPMLAQAAKSGRAVVPVFILDPETESLGAAAKWRLGLGLAAFARALEGIGSKLILRRGPALEVLQGLRAELGAGAVHWARLYDAPAKARDTQVKSALRGDGIEAQSHAGHLLYEPWTVQTGQGGYYKVYSAFWRNVKTREVSFPAAAPKTLKAPENWPASDLLDDWQMGRAMDRGAAVVLPHLGVGEGVAQTRLADFLDGPVMRYKDRRDFPAEDATSRLSENLTYGEIGPRSIWHATQRMMHEGSIGAEHFLKELAWREFAYHLLHHSPHITSRNWREEWDSFPWRGDNDDAELWRRGMSGEPFVDAAMREMYVTGTMHNRARMIVASYLTKHLMTDWRVGQRWFEDCLIDWDPASNAMGWQWAAGSGPDATPYFRVFNPETQAKKFDPKALYRHRFIAELASPPGPDARGFFNAVPRSWDLDVPSRYPDRLVELSFGRKRALEAYSVRGTAADEP; this is encoded by the coding sequence ATGTCTGATACGCCGTTGATTCTGTGGGTTCGCCGTGACCTGCGCCTGTCGGATAATCCGATGCTGGCCCAAGCGGCAAAGTCTGGCCGTGCGGTGGTGCCCGTGTTCATTCTGGACCCCGAAACCGAAAGCCTCGGGGCGGCGGCGAAATGGCGCTTGGGGCTTGGGTTGGCCGCATTCGCGCGGGCGCTGGAAGGGATCGGCAGCAAGCTGATTTTGCGGCGCGGGCCTGCGCTAGAGGTCCTGCAGGGGTTGCGCGCGGAGCTGGGTGCGGGGGCCGTGCATTGGGCGCGGCTGTACGACGCGCCTGCAAAAGCGCGCGACACGCAGGTGAAATCAGCCCTGCGCGGTGATGGCATTGAGGCGCAAAGCCATGCGGGCCATTTGCTGTATGAGCCGTGGACAGTGCAAACAGGGCAGGGCGGCTATTACAAGGTGTATTCGGCCTTTTGGCGCAATGTCAAAACCCGGGAGGTTTCGTTCCCCGCAGCCGCCCCGAAAACACTGAAAGCGCCGGAAAATTGGCCCGCCAGCGATCTGCTGGACGATTGGCAGATGGGCCGCGCGATGGACCGCGGTGCGGCTGTTGTCCTGCCGCATCTTGGTGTCGGTGAGGGCGTGGCCCAAACCCGTTTGGCGGATTTTCTGGACGGTCCGGTGATGCGCTACAAGGACCGTCGCGATTTTCCGGCAGAGGATGCCACCTCACGGCTTTCCGAAAACCTGACCTATGGCGAGATCGGCCCGCGCAGTATCTGGCACGCCACCCAGCGGATGATGCACGAGGGCAGTATCGGCGCAGAGCATTTCCTGAAAGAGCTGGCTTGGCGCGAGTTTGCCTATCACCTGCTGCATCACTCGCCGCATATTACCAGCAGGAACTGGCGCGAGGAATGGGACAGCTTTCCTTGGCGCGGTGACAATGATGATGCCGAGCTGTGGCGACGTGGCATGAGCGGTGAGCCCTTCGTCGATGCCGCCATGCGCGAGATGTATGTCACAGGCACGATGCATAACCGTGCGCGGATGATCGTGGCCTCTTATCTGACCAAACACCTGATGACCGATTGGCGCGTGGGCCAGCGCTGGTTTGAGGACTGCCTGATCGATTGGGATCCGGCCTCAAATGCGATGGGCTGGCAATGGGCTGCGGGCTCCGGGCCTGATGCCACCCCGTATTTTCGGGTGTTCAATCCCGAAACGCAGGCCAAGAAATTTGATCCCAAAGCGCTTTACCGGCACCGTTTCATTGCGGAACTGGCAAGTCCGCCGGGACCGGATGCGCGCGGGTTTTTCAATGCCGTCCCGAGGTCTTGGGACTTGGACGTGCCGTCGCGCTATCCGGATCGTTTGGTGGAGCTGTCCTTCGGGCGCAAGCGCGCGCTAGAGGCCTATTCGGTCCGAGGCACCGCGGCCGATGAACCTTAA
- a CDS encoding TrgA family protein, which produces MPTISKLIAAILFGATAFFAGEAFKLGMPEGMQYGQYSTLCVVIGLLSGWRVMGRQAGQGYGMALGFGIRTSAIIVAWAILLFCTILMVRKAFKKRYDSPMEAIVDIFALALEYGSLLFTADVLGALIVGGIIGGLGAEWAKRRWD; this is translated from the coding sequence ATGCCGACGATTTCAAAGCTCATCGCCGCCATTCTGTTTGGTGCAACCGCGTTCTTCGCGGGGGAGGCGTTCAAACTGGGCATGCCTGAGGGCATGCAATATGGCCAATATTCGACCCTTTGCGTGGTGATCGGGCTGCTGAGCGGCTGGCGTGTCATGGGCCGACAGGCAGGCCAGGGTTACGGTATGGCGCTGGGCTTCGGGATCAGGACGTCGGCGATCATTGTGGCATGGGCGATACTGCTGTTTTGCACTATTCTTATGGTGCGCAAAGCGTTTAAAAAGCGCTACGACAGCCCGATGGAGGCAATTGTAGACATCTTTGCGCTTGCTTTGGAGTATGGTTCGCTGCTCTTTACGGCGGATGTGCTGGGTGCTTTGATTGTTGGCGGAATTATAGGGGGGCTTGGTGCCGAATGGGCCAAACGGCGGTGGGATTGA
- a CDS encoding gamma-glutamylcyclotransferase, with the protein MRPLFIYGTLCHLPLLEVVLGRMPAFQPAILPDHAVYWADGHDFPLVVAQAGGAAYGYLLTDLDDADLARLDYYEGPFGYGTQERLVEVDGQSVSALVYIPEPGLWHPADPWQLQDWVARWGQVIVATAEDMMALYPAEIPMDRRGTMVLRGAGRLRAAVPGAIGLRRPLAEREVQVQSRSQPYANFFAVEEYDLSFRRFDGTQSPVVKRAVFISVDAVTVLPYDPVLDRVLLVEQFRMGPFARGDIQPWQLEPIAGRIDVGETPEDAARREALEEADLTLGDLLPVSAYYPSPGAKIEYIYSYVALTGLPDGTAIIGGAQDEAEDIKGHLMSFEAFAALVARGEATSAPLLISYYWLERERARLRAQVRDVAS; encoded by the coding sequence TTGAGACCTTTGTTTATTTACGGTACCCTGTGCCACCTGCCATTGCTGGAGGTGGTCTTGGGGCGGATGCCGGCGTTTCAGCCCGCGATTTTGCCTGATCACGCGGTCTATTGGGCGGATGGCCATGATTTTCCGCTTGTGGTCGCGCAAGCGGGCGGGGCCGCGTATGGCTATTTGCTGACAGATCTGGATGATGCAGATCTTGCCCGGCTGGATTATTACGAGGGCCCCTTTGGCTATGGCACGCAAGAGCGGTTGGTTGAGGTGGACGGGCAAAGCGTTTCGGCGCTGGTCTATATTCCCGAGCCGGGACTTTGGCATCCCGCCGACCCGTGGCAGCTGCAAGATTGGGTTGCGCGCTGGGGGCAGGTGATCGTAGCCACGGCAGAGGACATGATGGCGCTTTATCCGGCAGAGATCCCGATGGACCGGCGCGGCACTATGGTGCTGCGGGGCGCCGGCCGGTTGCGCGCAGCAGTGCCGGGTGCAATCGGCCTGCGCCGTCCGCTGGCAGAGCGTGAGGTGCAGGTGCAAAGCCGTAGCCAGCCCTATGCGAATTTCTTTGCGGTTGAGGAATACGATCTGTCGTTTCGCCGGTTTGATGGCACGCAAAGCCCGGTTGTGAAGCGGGCCGTATTCATCTCGGTCGATGCGGTGACGGTGCTGCCCTACGATCCGGTTCTTGACCGGGTTCTACTGGTTGAACAATTCCGAATGGGCCCGTTTGCGCGCGGTGATATCCAGCCATGGCAGCTGGAACCTATCGCCGGCCGCATTGATGTGGGCGAAACCCCCGAAGATGCCGCCCGCCGCGAGGCATTGGAAGAAGCCGACCTGACCTTGGGGGACTTGCTTCCTGTCTCGGCCTATTACCCTTCGCCGGGGGCCAAGATTGAATATATCTATTCTTATGTAGCGCTTACAGGCCTGCCTGATGGCACAGCAATTATCGGCGGTGCGCAGGATGAGGCTGAGGATATCAAGGGTCACCTGATGAGCTTTGAGGCCTTTGCAGCCCTTGTCGCACGGGGGGAGGCGACATCAGCCCCCTTGCTGATCAGCTACTATTGGTTGGAGCGGGAGCGCGCCCGTTTGCGGGCACAGGTTCGTGACGTTGCAAGCTAG